A window of the Juglans microcarpa x Juglans regia isolate MS1-56 chromosome 5D, Jm3101_v1.0, whole genome shotgun sequence genome harbors these coding sequences:
- the LOC121266367 gene encoding uncharacterized protein LOC121266367 isoform X2: MLTRGAYLSACAAPLLLPMFHLPFHLVTGDHFQNAAKRKSPSCCVNTWHQWYIIPCLLDGHKVGSDQLDIAKEKYITRHT; encoded by the exons ATGCTAACGAGAGGAGCGTATCTATCTGCATGCGCTGCACCGCTACTTTTACCAATGTTCCACTTGCCTTTTCACCTGGTGACGGGTGACCACTTTCAG AATGCTGCAAAGAGAAAATCCCCTTCTTGTTGTGTGAATACTTGGCATCAATGGTACATAATACCATGTCTTCTG GATGGACATAAGGTGGGCTCTGATCAACTTGATATTGCCAAAGAG AAGTATATCACACGACACACATGA
- the LOC121266367 gene encoding uncharacterized protein LOC121266367 isoform X1 has product MLTRGAYLSACAAPLLLPMFHLPFHLVTGDHFQNAAKRKSPSCCVNTWHQWYIIPCLLDGHKVGSDQLDIAKEVRNKPDMASKLVKFINFNSSLFLTFQTFCKPNFKTS; this is encoded by the exons ATGCTAACGAGAGGAGCGTATCTATCTGCATGCGCTGCACCGCTACTTTTACCAATGTTCCACTTGCCTTTTCACCTGGTGACGGGTGACCACTTTCAG AATGCTGCAAAGAGAAAATCCCCTTCTTGTTGTGTGAATACTTGGCATCAATGGTACATAATACCATGTCTTCTG GATGGACATAAGGTGGGCTCTGATCAACTTGATATTGCCAAAGAGGTGAGAAACAAACCAGACATGGCGTCAAAATTGGTCAAGTTCATCAATTTCAACAGCTCTCTTTTTCTCACATTCCAAACATTCTGCAAACCGAAttttaaaacttcttaa
- the LOC121266368 gene encoding dof zinc finger protein PBF-like isoform X1 — protein MHQERDGGAPEEIRQRQEDRRLKPIQAENQKQQQQPQKCPRCESLNTKFCYYNNYSLSQPRYFCKACRRYWTQGGTLRNVPVGGGCRKGKRAKTSSSSGAENSRSQQPQQIQQNLTNRPAIIPSNPVNTTSPILTSTEPAGNLATPSIQSIAPYYAGGGYLSSLAAIQSLSQSHSFSTQALDVGGDLGSSSNLDLLQGFAVPSFGSQQQQQIQHRQFYQMSNRDRNVESDLYPTEETLSQSSRPPSSSHDWHQSFLYNTNPLAPDTTLWSISTIASTTAAGNTNSNNNGGSTSNPLGQWPHDLPGYGPPP, from the coding sequence ATGCACCAAGAGAGAGATGGGGGAGCACCAGAAGAAATAAGGCAACGACAAGAAGACCGGAGACTGAAGCCTATTCAAGCTGAAAAccagaagcagcagcagcagcctcAAAAATGCCCTCGCTGTGAGTCTCTCAACACCAAGTTTTGCTATTACAACAACTATAGCTTGTCTCAGCCGCGTTACTTCTGTAAGGCTTGTAGAAGGTACTGGACTCAAGGAGGAACCCTCAGAAACGTCCCCGTTGGCGGCGGTTGTAGAAAGGGAAAGCGTGCCAAAACTTCGTCATCTTCTGGCGCCGAGAATTCACGGTCTCAGCAGCCACAACAAATACAACAAAATTTGACCAACCGACCAGCTATAATCCCCTCCAATCCAGTTAACACCACTAGTCCAATTCTAACGTCCACAGAACCTGCTGGTAATTTGGCTACTCCATCCATCCAGTCAATTGCGCCGTACTATGCGGGAGGTGGGTATTTGTCCTCTTTGGCAGCAATTCAATCATTGAGTCAATCACATTCTTTCAGCACTCAAGCTCTCGACGTTGGCGGTGATTTGGGGAGTTCTTCAAATTTGGATCTGCTACAAGGGTTTGCAGTCCCTTCTTTTGGATCCCAACAGCAGCAGCAAATTCAGCACAGGCAATTTTATCAAATGAGCAACAGAGATAGAAACGTGGAATCTGATCTCTATCCTACTGAAGAAACTTTGAGTCAATCAAGCAGGCCTCCCAGTTCTTCCCATGATTGGCATCAGAGCTTTCTGTACAATACTAACCCCCTGGCCCCTGATACTACTTTGTGGAGTATTAGCACCATCGCCAGTACTACCGCTGCTGGTAACACTAACAGCAATAACAATGGTGGTTCTACTTCGAATCCACTAGGTCAGTGGCCTCATGATCTGCCAGGATATGGCCCTCCTCCCTGA
- the LOC121266368 gene encoding dof zinc finger protein DOF5.1-like isoform X2 codes for MPSLRYWTQGGTLRNVPVGGGCRKGKRAKTSSSSGAENSRSQQPQQIQQNLTNRPAIIPSNPVNTTSPILTSTEPAGNLATPSIQSIAPYYAGGGYLSSLAAIQSLSQSHSFSTQALDVGGDLGSSSNLDLLQGFAVPSFGSQQQQQIQHRQFYQMSNRDRNVESDLYPTEETLSQSSRPPSSSHDWHQSFLYNTNPLAPDTTLWSISTIASTTAAGNTNSNNNGGSTSNPLGQWPHDLPGYGPPP; via the exons ATGCCCTCGCT AAGGTACTGGACTCAAGGAGGAACCCTCAGAAACGTCCCCGTTGGCGGCGGTTGTAGAAAGGGAAAGCGTGCCAAAACTTCGTCATCTTCTGGCGCCGAGAATTCACGGTCTCAGCAGCCACAACAAATACAACAAAATTTGACCAACCGACCAGCTATAATCCCCTCCAATCCAGTTAACACCACTAGTCCAATTCTAACGTCCACAGAACCTGCTGGTAATTTGGCTACTCCATCCATCCAGTCAATTGCGCCGTACTATGCGGGAGGTGGGTATTTGTCCTCTTTGGCAGCAATTCAATCATTGAGTCAATCACATTCTTTCAGCACTCAAGCTCTCGACGTTGGCGGTGATTTGGGGAGTTCTTCAAATTTGGATCTGCTACAAGGGTTTGCAGTCCCTTCTTTTGGATCCCAACAGCAGCAGCAAATTCAGCACAGGCAATTTTATCAAATGAGCAACAGAGATAGAAACGTGGAATCTGATCTCTATCCTACTGAAGAAACTTTGAGTCAATCAAGCAGGCCTCCCAGTTCTTCCCATGATTGGCATCAGAGCTTTCTGTACAATACTAACCCCCTGGCCCCTGATACTACTTTGTGGAGTATTAGCACCATCGCCAGTACTACCGCTGCTGGTAACACTAACAGCAATAACAATGGTGGTTCTACTTCGAATCCACTAGGTCAGTGGCCTCATGATCTGCCAGGATATGGCCCTCCTCCCTGA